Proteins encoded by one window of Lepeophtheirus salmonis chromosome 10, UVic_Lsal_1.4, whole genome shotgun sequence:
- the LOC121125429 gene encoding uncharacterized protein, which produces MEELAGKEHQHLPSKDGECKVYRKIVYKEPELLRGSMDLNEFIEWKPSFEDYRQLAGVDSYSHAKQLANLRSFMDIEMREKLRVSIGIKENTVLSIPKILEELRKYFRSQYKIILDKVKFHSLYQKDLYVEVTRTANRAELNERCGNKDCFEENIKVKLIVGLRDEETRKKLMAIEEKECTLQKVIDRCRAEEMSKRDDEKILPEDYPSQIERGKWKRAREPSARGIKEMKYISDEEIKTMRDKLVEEYPDVLIDGNQPLRKMKCAPIKISLMEGAETWKMYTARAIPFAYREATKKELEELLKKGIIEPLGNKPTEWCHPMVVVGKKNGKVRLTVDLTKLNKFVKRPIHPMTNPKEIISNIKPGNKYFSTFDAIKGYWQIPLHYESQDLTTFITPWGRFKFKRWPMGLNATSDVFNLMMDQAYGELPNTKKLVDDILKYDETFEHHVKSVKEFLDRSRKFGISLNKEKFQFAKPKVEYIGYIVGEHGINIDPRKTEALSKIPAPQNRTELRSFMGMVNQMSGFSKEIANLSVTLRPLLSNKNEYIWTKEQDDIFEDVKKSLVKLPQKSHFMPNRKTVLETDASKKKSLGYILRQEDNEGKWHLIEANSRWLSAAEQNYGMTTLEMMAIYWATKKLNVYLQGLPHFHIETDHQAIVNILNKKTLDEIENPRQKEIKERTQMRYNFTVAWKPGRKMLAADNLSRNPYWNPRKDDILEDVHTNEVARRILIRAVCELKLYWNLRDSLSIYEGLIIVNNKRIVIPRVARKEILENLHVSHQGIVKTKQRAREIIYWPGIDIDIEDMVRKCEECQKLLPSLLMETQIKGPKMTRPFQAVAVDIFSVSGNNFLVYVDRLSGYPALHYFEHSGCTSRVIKKVIERFFIDYG; this is translated from the exons atggaggaattAGCTGGCAAGGAGCATCAGCATCTGCCTTCAAAGGATGGAGAGTGTAAAGTATACcgaaaaattgtatataaggAACCGGAACTATTGAGAGGAAGCATGGATTTGAATGAGTTTATTGAATGGAAACCCAGTTTTGAAGATTACAGGCAACTAGCAGGAGTTGATAGCTACTCTCACGCAAAACAGCTAGCGAATTTAAGATCATTCATGGATATAGAAATGAGGGAGAAATTAAGAGTCTCAATTGGGATTAAAGAAAACACAGTGTTATCCATTCctaaaattttagaagaattgaggaaaTATTTTCGCTCTCAATATAAAATCATTCTTGATAAGGTTAAATTCCATTCCTTATATCAAAAAgacttatatgtagaagtaacCCGAACTGCAAATCGTGCCGAATTAAATGAAAGATGTGGTAATAAAGACTGTttcgaagaaaatatcaaagttaaattaattgtggGACTTCGGGATGAAGAAACGAGGAAAAAACTTATGgccatagaagaaaaagaatgtacacttcaaaaagttattgatagatGTAGAGCTGAGGAAATGTCGAAGAGGGATGACGAAAA gattttacCGGAAGATTATCCAAGTCAAATTGAGCGAGGTAAATGGAAAAGAGCCAGAGAACCTAGTGCTCGTGGAAtcaaggaaatgaaatatatttccgatgaagaaattaaaaccATGAGAGACAAGCTTGTGGAGGAGTATCCTGATGTATTAATTGATGGAAATCAACCATTAAGAAAGATGAAATGCGCAccgataaaaatatctttaatggaAGGAGCAGAAACTTGGAAAATGTACACAGCAAGGGCGATTCCCTTTGCTTATAGAGAAGCTACGAAGAAGGAATTGGAAGAATTgttgaaaaaaggaataattgagCCGCTAGGAAATAAACCTACGGAATGGTGTCACCCTATGGTTGTGGTGGGGAAGAAAAATGGTAAGGTTAGACTAACAGTGGatctaacaaaattaaataagtttgtgaAAAGACCTATACATCCTATGACTAATCCTAAGGagataatttcaaacattaaaccTGGAAATAAGTACTTTTCCACGTTTGATGCAATTAAAGGATATTGGCAGATCCCTTTACATTATGAGAGCCAAGACTTAACAACGTTCATAACTCCGTGGGGAAGATTCAAGTTTAAAAGATGGCCAATGGGATTAAATGCAACAAGTGACGTATTCAATCTTATGATGGACCAAGCTTATGGGGAATTGCCAAATACAAAGAAGTTggttgatgatattttaaaatatgatgagaCATTTGAGCATCATGTTAAAAGTGTCAAGGAATTTCTTGATCGAAGTAGGAAGTTTGGAATATCactcaataaagaaaaatttcaatttgctaAGCCAAAGGTTGAGTATATTGGTTATATCGTCGGAGAACATGGAATTAATATCGATCCCAGAAAAACAGAAGCTCTTTCAAAAATACCAGCTCCTCAAAACAGAACTGAGTTGAGATCGTTCATGGGAATGGTCAATCAAATGAGCGGATTTTCAAAGGAAATAGCCAACTTATCTGTCACATTGAGACCTTTATTATCCAACAAGAATGAGTACATATGGACTAAAGAACAAGATGACATatttgaagatgtcaagaagTCTTTGGTTAAATTACCTCAAAAGAGTCACTTCATGCCGAATAGAAAAACTGTTTTAGAGACTGATGCTTCTAAGAAAAAAAGTCTTGGGTATATCTTAAGACAAGAAGACAATGAAGGAAAATGGCATCTTATTGAAGCAAATTCTAGATGGTTGAGTGCAGCAGAACAGAATTATGGAATGACAACGCTTGAGATGATGGCCATATATTGggcaaccaaaaaattaaatgtttatcttCAAGGATTACCTCATTTTCATATTGAAACAGATCATCAAGCAATTGTAAATATCCTCAACAAGAAAACTTTGGACGAAATTGAGAATCCAagacaaaaagaaatcaaagaaaGGACGCAAATGCGTTATAACTTCACTGTTGCTTGGAAACCAGGAAGAAAAATGTTAGCAGCTGATAATTTGTCAAGAAATCCATACTGGAATCCGAGGAAGGACGACATATTGGAGGATGTGCATACGAATGAGGTTGcaagaagaatattaataagagctgtatgtg AATTAAAACTCTACTGGAATTTGAGAGATAGTCTATCGATTTATGAAGGTTTGATTAtcgtcaataataaaagaattgttATACCAAGAGTAGCTCGGAaagaaatattggaaaacctgCATGTATCTCATCAAGGCATAGTGAAGACTAAGCAGCGTGCCAGAGAGATAATTTATTGGCCGGGAATAGATATAGACATCGAAGATATGGTGAGAAAGTGTGAGGAATGCCAGAAGTTATTACCTAGTTTATTAATGGAGACTCAAATTAAAGGACCTAAAATGACGAGACCATTTCAAGCAGTAGCTGtggatatattttctgtaagtGGAAATAATTTCTTGGTTTATGTAGATAGACTTTCTGGATATCCTgctttacattattttgagcATAGTGGATGCACATCAAGAGTGATTAAGAAAGTAATTGAGAGATTCTTCATTGATTATggttaa